The Janthinobacterium tructae genome contains the following window.
CTGAAAGAACCGGCCACGGGATTGTGCACGGCCATTTCGCCCAGCGCCCGCATGATCATGAAGATGACCGCGCCACCGATGATATACGACAGCATGATGCCGGGACCGGCCATCTTGATGGCGTTGCCGGAACCCAAAAACAGGCCCACGCCAATCGCGGCGCCCAGCGCCATCAGGCGGATTTGCCGCTCGCCCAGGCCGCGGTGCAAGCCTTGTTCACTCGTTTTCATTACGTGTCTCCGTTTTTTTCTTGAATACACCGATCCCTCGCCCCAATGGCGGTTCCGCTCTTGCTGGAAAGGAGGAAACGGCGCGCCGGCGACAAGCGCCGGCATGCTCAGATGATCAGGCCAGTTCGGCGATCAGTTCGATCTCGACGCAAGCACCCAGCGGGATTTGCGCCACGCCGAAGGCGGAGCGGGCATGCTTGCCGCTGTCGCCGAAGACTTCGACGAACAGTTCCGAGGCGCCATTGGTCACCAGGTGCTGTTCCGTGAAGGTGGAGGTGGAATTGACCAGGCTCATGACCTTGACGATGCGTTTGACCTTGTTCAAGTCGCCGCCACAGGCGTCTTGCAAGGTGGCGATCAGTTCGATGGCGATGCCGCGCGCAGCGATCTTGCCTTCTTCCGTGGTGACGTCCTTGCCCAGTTGACCGACCCAGACCTTGCCATCCTTCTTGGCCAGGTGGCCGGACAGGAAGACCGTGTTGCCCGTGCGGGCATGCATCACGTAGGCGGCAGCTGGTGCGGCAACGACTGGCAGTTCAATGTTGAGGGCTTTGAGTTTTTCGTAAAACGACATGCTATTTCTCCAAGAAAACAATATAAGCGAAACCAAAATTCATGCACGGCAGGGCATGGAGGATGACGCCCTGGCAGCGCGGCAGTGACCGACAACAGTGCCAGATTAAACGTCATCATATTGGTGAACGAGCAGTTTTAGTTCACAAATAGGCCCGGTTATTCAGTGGATTATACCGACAATCAAACAAAATTCAGCATTGGTTCATGAAGCATGCTCTACAGGCATCGAGCGTGACTTTTTTCATTAAATTGTTACTTTTGCAATGTCAAGCCCTCCGGGTCAAGGTTTATCGCCTGCAAAAATGCCTGGTCGTGCGAAACCACAAGTAACGCCCCCTGATATTGCAGCAGCATCTGCTCCAGCGCCTGCAGGCTGGCCAGGTCCAGATGATTGTCGGGTTCATCGAGCAATAGCAGTTGCGGCGGCGCCTGCGCATACAGTTCGGCCGCCAGCGCCACCTTCATGCGCTCGCCGCCGCTGAGCAAACGGCTGGGCATGGTGGCGCGCGCACCGGCAATGCCCAGCAGCGCCAGCCGCGTGCGCAGCTCGCCTTCCGGCACAATGCTGTTGCGTTCCTGCAAGCGCTGCACGGCGCTCCGCTCGCCTTCCTCCAGGCACGCATGCTGGTCCAGCCAGGCCACCTGCGCATGGCAGCGCAGCGCGCCGCTGGCCGGTGTCAGATGGCCGGCGATCACGCGCAGCAGGGTCGACTTGCCGCTGCCATTGTCGCCCGTCACGGCCATGCGGCGCGGCCCGCTGAGCAGCAAGTTGATCGCGTGCGCCTGGCCATGCGGCAAGACCACATCGCGCAGTTCCAGCAGCAATTTCCCATTCGGCACCAGGCTCTCGGGCGCCAGCAGCAGCCGTTCGACCTCGGGCGCGCAGCGGGCGCTGGCGTCCATTACGCGTTGCTGGCGCGCCTGCTGCGCCTCTTGCGCGCGCAGGCGCAGCTTGCCCTGGCTATC
Protein-coding sequences here:
- a CDS encoding RidA family protein; the encoded protein is MSFYEKLKALNIELPVVAAPAAAYVMHARTGNTVFLSGHLAKKDGKVWVGQLGKDVTTEEGKIAARGIAIELIATLQDACGGDLNKVKRIVKVMSLVNSTSTFTEQHLVTNGASELFVEVFGDSGKHARSAFGVAQIPLGACVEIELIAELA